A window of the Hordeum vulgare subsp. vulgare chromosome 5H, MorexV3_pseudomolecules_assembly, whole genome shotgun sequence genome harbors these coding sequences:
- the LOC123400138 gene encoding BTB/POZ and MATH domain-containing protein 2-like produces MSFAGVSVVDGGKHCACDTSAVYAGADSGYHLLMVRDYSRTKVELPTGESATTGLFTVGEYDWYIEYYPNGENPDCRDFVSLYVTRNTLYDGEGEEDVEAKFSFSLVDHVEKHKPVYIHGTNKTCTFSGSAPSWGSDKFVRRDVLERSRDLKGDCLTIRCDIMVVCKDPKTEDAPDTLSDMNQHFGHLLQNKVGADVTFEVGGETFAAHRCVLAARSNVFMAQLFGPMKEGTATSSVIQIKDMEAKVFRALLSFIYTDSLPTMEKDSMEEDEMSEVMDEGREEAAEFEMWLQWLQDLFVAADRYDLQQLKLICEKQLSEHICVSTVTSTLALAEQHCCHGLKEACLKFIQVQSPSCLQAIMATNGWDHVSATYPWVVKELIAKLASNQRK; encoded by the coding sequence ATGTCGTTCGCCGGCGTGTCCGTCGTCGACGGCGGAAAGCACTGCGCCTGCGACACCTCGGCCGTCTACGCCGGCGCGGACAGCGGGTACCACCTGCTCATGGTCAGGGACTACTCGCGCACCAAGGTTGAGTTGCCCACCGGCGAGAGCGCCACCACCGGCCTTTTCACGGTGGGGGAATATGATTGGTACATCGAGTACTACCCCAACGGAGAGAACCCAGACTGCCGGGACTTCGTTTCGCTCTACGTCACGAGGAATACCCtctacgacggcgagggcgaagaGGATGTGGAGGCCAAGTTCAGCTTTAGCCTCGTCGACCATGTTGAAAAGCACAAGCCAGTGTACATTCATGGAACCAATAAGACCTGCACCTTCTCCGGCAGTGCCCCCTCCTGGGGCAGCGACAAGTTTGTGAGAAGAGACGTCCTGGAACGATCGCGGGACCTTAAGGGTGACTGTCTCACCATCCGGTGTGATATCATGGTTGTTTGCAAGGATCCCAAAACCGAGGATGCCCCTGACACCCTCTCTGATATGAACCAGCATTTTGGCCATCTCCTTCAAAACAAGGTCGGTGCTGATGTGACATTTGAGGTCGGTGGCGAGACGTTCGCTGCACACCGGTGTGTGCTCGCAGCCCGGTCTAATGTCTTCATGGCACAGCTATTTGGCCCCATGAAGGAGGGCACCGCAACGTCCAGCGTCATACAGATCAAAGACATGGAAGCAAAAGTGTTCAGGGCTCTGCTTAGCTTCATCTACACGGATTCACTCCCCACGATGGAGAAGGACAGCATGGAGGAGGATGAAATGTCGGAAGTTATGGATGAAGGACGAGAAGAAGCAGCAGAGTTTGAAATGTGGCTGCAATGGTTGCAAGACTTGTTTGTGGCGGCAGACAGATACGATCTCCAACAGCTTAAGTTAATCTGTGAAAAGCAGTTGTCCGAGCACATATGTGTGAGCACGGTGACGTCCACACTTGCTCTAGCCGAGCAGCACTGCTGTCACGGATTAAAGGAGGCGTGCTTGAAGTTTATCCAAGTCCAGTCTCCCTCGTGCTTACAAGCAATAATGGCAACTAATGGCTGGGATCATGTATCTGCGACCTATCCCTGGGTTGTGAAGGAGCTCATTGCCAAGCTTGCTTCGAACCAGCGAAAGTAA
- the LOC123400136 gene encoding DNA-(apurinic or apyrimidinic site) endonuclease 2 isoform X2, which translates to MPMEEEDLGEITREELLRVDSEGRCIITDHGHFVLFNIYGPSIGEDDEERVRFKLLFYKVLQRRWEFLLALGKRVFVVGDLNIAPSSIDRCDAPPGFEKQMFREWLRSMLREHGGPFFDAFRSKHPEREGAYTCFNQAVGAEEFNYGSRIDHILVSGVCFHHCNSVEDHSIFHCHVEDCEIMNRFRRGDPENNSKWKGGRSSKLEGSDHIPVYMVLNGIPEVPLHNTPSSAARYLPEIRGRQQSIVSFLSKGKTYEVEDGPGLNMPRDRANESCCSDDLESKSISKEELSTGITEFSQGVNIPSPMCKRRNLDHWLNEGSSGNSQNSNVTLLAAHGMKASFSGTKSMSNKRNKRNLPSQPTIKSFFQRPETKPGDANISSLVSSVDTGPAMDESCCPKDDSLPENIQCTAAVDEDQDNSNMPCSLSTDKCNVATLEWQRIQQRMKMTLPVCKGHCEPCIPRSVKKGSNIGRLFYVCARAQGPSSNPEANCNHFQWASVKSKGKRQ; encoded by the exons ATGCCTATGGAAGAGGAAGATCTTGGCGAAATAACAAGAGAGGAGCTGCTCAGGGTGGACAGTGAGGGGCGATGCATCATCACTGACCATGGACATTTTG ttcttttcaatattTACGGCCCATCTATtggagaagatgatgaagaacgaGTACGTTTTAAGCTACTATTTTACAAAGTATTGCAG AGACGGTGGGAATTTCTACTGGCTCTCGGAAAGAGAGTTTTCGTTGTTGGAGATTTGAATATTGCTCCTAGTTCGATAGATAGGTGTGATGCCCCACCTGGATTCGAGAAGCAAAT GTTTCGGGAGTGGCTGAGATCCATGTTGAGAGAACATGGAGGTcccttttttgatgctttcagatCAAAACACCCTGAAAG GGAGGGAGCTTATACTTGCTTCAATCAAGCAGTTGGAGCTGAAGAATTCAATTACGGTTCTAGAATAGATCACATTCTCGTTTCCGGTGTCTGTTTTCATCACTGCAATTCCGTGGAAGACCATAGCATTTTCCATTGCCATGTGGAGGATTGTGAGATAATGAATCGTTTCAGAAGAGGGGATCCTGAAAATAACTCGAA GTGGAAAGGAGGGAGAAGTAGTAAGCTAGAAGGGTCCGATCATATTCCAGTTTATATGGTACTGAATGGAATACCTGAAGTTCCACTCCATAATACCCCATCATCAGCTGCAAGATATCTCCCAGAAATCCGTGGACGGCAACAGAGCATAG TATCTTTCCTCAGTAAAGGGAAAACTTATGAAGTTGAAGATGGCCCAGGTTTAAATATGCCCAGGGATAGAGCCAATGAAAGCTGCTGTAGTGATGACTTGGAAAGCAAAAgtatatccaaggaagaattgtCAACTGGTATAACCGAGTTTTCTCAAGGTGTTAACATTCCTAGTCCGATGTGTAAGCGGAGGAATCTTGATCATTGGTTAAATGAAGGTTCAAGCGGCAACTCCCAAAATAGCAATGTAACATTACTGGCAGCACATGGTATGAAAGCCTCCTTTTCTGGCACCAAGTCCATGTCAAACaagaggaacaaacgtaacttacCCTCACAGCCTACAATCAAGTCATTCTTTCAAAGACCAGAGACAAAGCCAGGGGATGCCAATATCAGTAGCCTAGTTAGTTCAGTAGATACGGGACCTGCTATGGATGAATCATGTTGTCCAAAAGATGATAGTCTGCCAGAAAATATCCAGTGTACAgctgcggttgatgaagatcaggATAACTCAAATATGCCATGTTCACTTTCAACTGATAAGTGTAATGTTGCAACCTTGGAATGGCAGAGAATACAGCAGAGAATGAAGATGACTCTACCAGTTTGCAAAGGACACTGTGAACCTTGCATTCCAAGGTCTGTGAAGAAGGGCTCCAATATTGGTCGCCTGTTCTACGTCTGTGCCCGTGCTCAG ggaccttcatcaaatccAGAAGCGAACTGCAATCACTTTCAATGGGCCTCTGTAAAATCTAAAGGGAAGCGTCAATGA
- the LOC123400136 gene encoding DNA-(apurinic or apyrimidinic site) endonuclease 2 isoform X1 — protein MVKIVTYNVNGLRPRVAQHGSLRRLLDSLDADIICFQETKLSRQDLSGDVIMAEGYEAFISCNRTSRGRGVYSGVATFCRVSSAFASQDVALPVAAEEGFSGLQGSAKDNKIIGDFVLEMPMEEEDLGEITREELLRVDSEGRCIITDHGHFVLFNIYGPSIGEDDEERVRFKLLFYKVLQRRWEFLLALGKRVFVVGDLNIAPSSIDRCDAPPGFEKQMFREWLRSMLREHGGPFFDAFRSKHPEREGAYTCFNQAVGAEEFNYGSRIDHILVSGVCFHHCNSVEDHSIFHCHVEDCEIMNRFRRGDPENNSKWKGGRSSKLEGSDHIPVYMVLNGIPEVPLHNTPSSAARYLPEIRGRQQSIVSFLSKGKTYEVEDGPGLNMPRDRANESCCSDDLESKSISKEELSTGITEFSQGVNIPSPMCKRRNLDHWLNEGSSGNSQNSNVTLLAAHGMKASFSGTKSMSNKRNKRNLPSQPTIKSFFQRPETKPGDANISSLVSSVDTGPAMDESCCPKDDSLPENIQCTAAVDEDQDNSNMPCSLSTDKCNVATLEWQRIQQRMKMTLPVCKGHCEPCIPRSVKKGSNIGRLFYVCARAQGPSSNPEANCNHFQWASVKSKGKRQ, from the exons ATGGTGAAGATAGTGACGTACAACGTGAATGGGCTGCGACCGCGGGTGGCGCAGCACGGCTCGCTCCGCCGCCTCCTCGACTCGCTCGACGCTGACATCATCTGCTTCCAG GAGACCAAATTGTCCAGGCAGGACTTGTCTGGGGATGTCATAATGGCTGAGGGATACGAGGCCTTCATTTCGTGCAATCGTACGTCGAGAGGGCGCGGAGTGTACTCTG GTGTTGCAACGTTTTGCCGGGTGTCATCAGCATTTGCCAGTCAGGATGTTGCTTTGCCAGTCGCAGCTGAAGAAGGCTTTTCTGGATTACAGGGCTCTGCAAAAGACAATAAGATTATTGGGGATTTTGTTCTTGAAATGCCTATGGAAGAGGAAGATCTTGGCGAAATAACAAGAGAGGAGCTGCTCAGGGTGGACAGTGAGGGGCGATGCATCATCACTGACCATGGACATTTTG ttcttttcaatattTACGGCCCATCTATtggagaagatgatgaagaacgaGTACGTTTTAAGCTACTATTTTACAAAGTATTGCAG AGACGGTGGGAATTTCTACTGGCTCTCGGAAAGAGAGTTTTCGTTGTTGGAGATTTGAATATTGCTCCTAGTTCGATAGATAGGTGTGATGCCCCACCTGGATTCGAGAAGCAAAT GTTTCGGGAGTGGCTGAGATCCATGTTGAGAGAACATGGAGGTcccttttttgatgctttcagatCAAAACACCCTGAAAG GGAGGGAGCTTATACTTGCTTCAATCAAGCAGTTGGAGCTGAAGAATTCAATTACGGTTCTAGAATAGATCACATTCTCGTTTCCGGTGTCTGTTTTCATCACTGCAATTCCGTGGAAGACCATAGCATTTTCCATTGCCATGTGGAGGATTGTGAGATAATGAATCGTTTCAGAAGAGGGGATCCTGAAAATAACTCGAA GTGGAAAGGAGGGAGAAGTAGTAAGCTAGAAGGGTCCGATCATATTCCAGTTTATATGGTACTGAATGGAATACCTGAAGTTCCACTCCATAATACCCCATCATCAGCTGCAAGATATCTCCCAGAAATCCGTGGACGGCAACAGAGCATAG TATCTTTCCTCAGTAAAGGGAAAACTTATGAAGTTGAAGATGGCCCAGGTTTAAATATGCCCAGGGATAGAGCCAATGAAAGCTGCTGTAGTGATGACTTGGAAAGCAAAAgtatatccaaggaagaattgtCAACTGGTATAACCGAGTTTTCTCAAGGTGTTAACATTCCTAGTCCGATGTGTAAGCGGAGGAATCTTGATCATTGGTTAAATGAAGGTTCAAGCGGCAACTCCCAAAATAGCAATGTAACATTACTGGCAGCACATGGTATGAAAGCCTCCTTTTCTGGCACCAAGTCCATGTCAAACaagaggaacaaacgtaacttacCCTCACAGCCTACAATCAAGTCATTCTTTCAAAGACCAGAGACAAAGCCAGGGGATGCCAATATCAGTAGCCTAGTTAGTTCAGTAGATACGGGACCTGCTATGGATGAATCATGTTGTCCAAAAGATGATAGTCTGCCAGAAAATATCCAGTGTACAgctgcggttgatgaagatcaggATAACTCAAATATGCCATGTTCACTTTCAACTGATAAGTGTAATGTTGCAACCTTGGAATGGCAGAGAATACAGCAGAGAATGAAGATGACTCTACCAGTTTGCAAAGGACACTGTGAACCTTGCATTCCAAGGTCTGTGAAGAAGGGCTCCAATATTGGTCGCCTGTTCTACGTCTGTGCCCGTGCTCAG ggaccttcatcaaatccAGAAGCGAACTGCAATCACTTTCAATGGGCCTCTGTAAAATCTAAAGGGAAGCGTCAATGA